The following coding sequences are from one Virgibacillus necropolis window:
- a CDS encoding TrmB family transcriptional regulator, protein MLQRFGFTQYESQVYESLITVDQPLDATSIVKGSGVPRSKVYEVIHRMVEKGMILETTVEKKRLYTALPLESTIKKLTADFNTKVRQLRNTQIKETPKDDRVWTLKDNQSIQSLLVSLLEQAKGSIFISGWADDLTSYLPILEAKYNAKVDVQIHVIGEISTPIPTVSTLIPDNSHDTLERSRILIVDGQEILFAGMEETAWQAVRTQSRPLVKFFTEFFYHDVALTEITQKFKDTIMKDEEIRDVLLKLRY, encoded by the coding sequence GTGCTTCAAAGATTCGGATTTACCCAATATGAAAGTCAAGTGTACGAATCACTTATCACAGTAGATCAGCCTTTAGATGCAACAAGTATCGTTAAAGGGTCTGGGGTCCCTCGTTCAAAAGTGTATGAGGTAATTCATCGTATGGTTGAAAAAGGTATGATTCTTGAAACAACCGTCGAAAAAAAACGGCTTTACACCGCACTTCCACTTGAGTCTACAATTAAAAAATTAACAGCTGACTTTAATACCAAGGTTAGACAATTGAGAAATACGCAAATTAAAGAAACCCCAAAGGATGATCGTGTATGGACATTAAAGGATAATCAGTCCATTCAATCCTTATTAGTAAGCCTACTAGAACAAGCTAAGGGATCCATTTTCATTTCAGGATGGGCCGATGATTTAACCTCATACCTTCCTATATTAGAAGCAAAATATAACGCGAAAGTTGATGTTCAAATTCATGTAATCGGTGAGATTTCAACGCCAATTCCTACTGTTTCTACCTTGATCCCTGATAACAGTCATGACACACTAGAGCGGAGCCGTATCCTTATCGTTGATGGACAGGAGATTCTGTTTGCAGGTATGGAAGAAACAGCGTGGCAAGCTGTACGAACTCAATCACGTCCACTAGTTAAATTCTTTACCGAATTCTTCTATCACGACGTTGCATTGACCGAAATTACACAGAAGTTTAAAGACACGATTATGAAAGATGAAGAAATTCGAGATGTATTGTTAAAATTGAGGTATTAA
- a CDS encoding deoxyribonuclease IV — MKFGSHVSIREGYLGAAKQALSMKASAFQYFPKNPRSLSVKEFSKDDTALCKKFCEENALESVSHTPYPTNLTSTDDHKKNLVIQSLLNDLEITEACGSIGAVVHFGKLIYRDDPLASYRLMIETLNEVLCQWEGNCKILLENNAGKPGTIGTTMEELVQVRNLSEKPEKIGFCLDTCHAFASGLWNGENWNEVMDKGIELGYFDQLNVIHFNNSKYDTGLGKDRHATIFGDGYITEAQFHQLIKTSQLEDIPFILETPKDKITHREEIGLLMEKWGT; from the coding sequence ATGAAATTCGGTAGTCATGTTTCCATTAGAGAAGGCTATTTAGGCGCTGCGAAACAAGCGTTATCTATGAAAGCTTCTGCCTTTCAATATTTTCCCAAGAACCCTAGAAGTTTATCTGTAAAAGAATTTAGTAAAGACGATACAGCGTTATGCAAGAAATTCTGTGAAGAAAACGCCCTAGAATCGGTAAGTCACACCCCATACCCTACAAACTTAACATCTACAGATGATCATAAAAAGAATCTGGTTATCCAATCGTTATTAAATGATTTAGAGATTACCGAGGCATGTGGTTCGATTGGGGCAGTTGTACACTTCGGTAAGCTGATTTATCGTGATGATCCACTAGCGAGTTATCGCTTAATGATTGAAACGCTCAATGAAGTTCTTTGCCAATGGGAAGGAAACTGTAAAATTCTTCTTGAAAACAATGCAGGAAAACCTGGAACAATAGGAACCACAATGGAAGAGCTTGTCCAGGTCCGTAATTTGTCTGAGAAACCTGAAAAGATAGGTTTCTGTCTCGACACATGCCACGCCTTTGCGAGCGGACTATGGAATGGTGAAAACTGGAATGAAGTAATGGACAAAGGAATAGAACTCGGATACTTTGATCAGTTAAATGTCATCCATTTTAATAACTCAAAATATGATACCGGATTAGGAAAGGATCGTCACGCTACTATTTTTGGCGATGGGTACATAACAGAAGCTCAATTTCACCAGCTAATTAAAACGTCACAATTAGAAGATATCCCCTTTATTTTAGAAACACCAAAAGATAAGATTACACATAGGGAAGAGATAGGGCTGTTAATGGAAAAGTGGGGTACATAG
- the mutM gene encoding bifunctional DNA-formamidopyrimidine glycosylase/DNA-(apurinic or apyrimidinic site) lyase, translating into MPELPEMETYKTLLNQKVGGKTLTGVSINREKSINVSPADFVNIVQNERIEVIERRAKHLLFHLKNGHVLLVHLMLGGRMFYGTEQEKPDRTVQIQLSFGNQHLYFIGLRLGYLHLFSEAEVKQELTDLGPEPLDANFTLDSFLDLVKNRRGKIKTTLVNQEFLSGIGNCYSDEIAWHAQLLPKRKMNELNDNEKVQLYQSIRFILQQAIQYGGYMDQPFFKGDTKTGTYDNKKYVYGRAGEACKRCGTSIVKEEISSRKTFYCKGCQT; encoded by the coding sequence ATGCCAGAGCTACCAGAAATGGAGACTTATAAAACCCTACTAAATCAAAAGGTCGGCGGAAAGACACTAACAGGTGTATCCATTAATCGAGAAAAATCAATTAATGTGAGTCCAGCCGATTTTGTAAATATCGTACAAAATGAGAGAATCGAAGTAATTGAAAGACGAGCAAAGCATTTACTTTTTCATCTTAAAAACGGCCATGTGTTACTAGTACACCTCATGCTGGGCGGCCGGATGTTTTATGGAACAGAGCAAGAAAAACCGGACCGTACCGTTCAAATACAATTATCGTTTGGCAATCAACATCTCTATTTTATCGGTTTAAGGTTAGGGTACCTTCATCTTTTCTCAGAGGCAGAAGTGAAGCAAGAATTAACGGACTTAGGTCCAGAGCCACTTGATGCAAATTTTACGCTTGATTCTTTTTTAGATCTCGTCAAAAATAGAAGAGGCAAGATTAAAACAACCCTCGTTAACCAAGAGTTCCTATCAGGGATTGGAAATTGTTATTCTGATGAAATTGCCTGGCATGCGCAATTGTTACCTAAACGAAAAATGAACGAACTTAACGACAATGAGAAAGTTCAATTGTATCAATCCATACGCTTTATACTTCAGCAAGCAATTCAGTATGGTGGTTATATGGATCAACCTTTCTTTAAAGGCGATACCAAAACAGGCACCTACGATAACAAGAAATATGTATATGGTCGTGCAGGAGAAGCATGTAAGCGATGTGGTACATCAATTGTGAAAGAAGAAATTTCGTCTCGAAAAACATTTTATTGTAAAGGTTGTCAGACTTAA
- a CDS encoding D-serine ammonia-lyase, translating to MVFAANELDQWKQKSPLLSKITDLNPVLWLNPNLKPFNELPDLPISKRDIEEAEQLWQRFAPYLVKAFPETMKTNGIIESPLRKITMMQEEIGRVYSTIPGDLYLKCDNELPIAGSIKARGGIYEVLYHAESLAIEAGLINKNDNYEVFSSDKFKSFFNQFNIGVGSTGNLGLSIGIMGAKLGFHVSVYMSADAKEWKKDLLRSKGATVLEFAGDFSEAITAGREKTIADPKGYFVDDEDSKHLYLGYSVAALRLQKQLEEQNIRVDTDHPLFVYLPCGVGGSPGGVTFGLKQVFGDHVHCFFVEPTHSPSVLIGLLTGEMEKVSVQDFGLDNRTEADGLAVGRPSKFATPISGHLISGIYTVEDDELYRLLSMLVNVDDIYLEPSATAGLLGPNEVTQSNYMENNGLDDDNATHIAWATGGALVPKDDMKRFYEKGEKLMK from the coding sequence ATGGTTTTTGCAGCTAATGAATTAGATCAGTGGAAACAAAAAAGTCCTTTATTGAGTAAAATTACGGATTTAAATCCAGTATTATGGTTAAATCCAAATTTAAAACCTTTTAATGAGTTACCAGACTTACCGATAAGCAAACGTGATATCGAAGAAGCGGAACAACTCTGGCAACGGTTTGCTCCATATTTAGTTAAAGCATTTCCTGAAACAATGAAAACGAACGGGATAATTGAATCACCGCTGAGAAAAATAACCATGATGCAAGAAGAAATAGGGCGTGTTTATTCTACAATTCCAGGTGATTTGTATCTGAAGTGTGACAATGAACTACCGATAGCTGGGTCAATTAAAGCAAGAGGTGGTATATATGAAGTGTTGTATCATGCAGAAAGCTTGGCAATAGAAGCGGGTTTAATTAATAAAAATGACAATTATGAAGTATTTTCAAGTGATAAGTTTAAATCATTTTTTAACCAATTTAATATTGGCGTCGGCTCAACAGGAAATTTGGGATTAAGTATTGGTATTATGGGCGCTAAGCTAGGATTTCATGTATCCGTTTATATGTCTGCCGATGCAAAAGAATGGAAAAAGGATCTCCTTCGTTCAAAAGGAGCAACGGTGTTAGAATTTGCAGGTGATTTTAGTGAGGCAATAACTGCTGGTAGGGAGAAAACAATTGCGGATCCTAAAGGATACTTTGTTGATGATGAGGATTCCAAGCACTTGTATTTAGGCTATAGTGTAGCAGCACTACGGTTACAAAAACAGTTGGAGGAGCAAAACATCCGTGTAGATACTGATCATCCATTGTTTGTTTATTTACCGTGCGGGGTAGGTGGATCCCCAGGTGGTGTTACATTTGGTTTAAAGCAGGTATTTGGAGACCATGTGCATTGCTTTTTTGTTGAACCAACTCATTCCCCATCAGTATTAATTGGTCTACTGACAGGCGAGATGGAAAAAGTGAGCGTTCAAGACTTTGGATTAGATAATCGAACAGAAGCGGATGGTTTGGCAGTAGGGCGACCTTCTAAATTTGCGACTCCTATCAGCGGTCATTTGATTAGCGGTATATATACTGTTGAAGATGATGAATTATATAGGTTACTTTCTATGCTTGTGAACGTAGATGACATTTATCTTGAGCCCTCCGCGACAGCTGGATTACTAGGACCAAATGAAGTGACCCAATCCAACTATATGGAAAATAACGGTTTAGATGATGATAACGCCACACATATTGCATGGGCAACTGGTGGGGCGCTTGTACCAAAAGACGATATGAAGCGGTTTTATGAAAAAGGGGAAAAGTTAATGAAATAA
- a CDS encoding DUF421 domain-containing protein has translation MNIAFLALELIAGFFLLFILVKILGKKLINQITPFTFIAAIVLGELLGNALYDEKIGVRYIIFSMTLWALLLFTVEVLGQKFLGLRKAFEGKPSVLIQNGIVNRDQLKKNRMNINQLQSLLRQSETFSIREVAYCYLEANGAISILKKSTKQKLQQEDMNLPAQSVYVPVTLIRDGELLRDELVEIDQNEEWLMNQLHIQEINDYRNVFIAEWLQGEGLFVQTFGQVSR, from the coding sequence ATGAATATTGCATTTTTAGCTTTAGAATTAATTGCAGGATTTTTTCTGCTTTTTATACTCGTAAAGATACTTGGTAAGAAATTAATAAATCAAATTACACCCTTTACATTTATAGCTGCTATTGTACTAGGTGAACTATTAGGAAATGCATTATACGATGAAAAAATAGGTGTAAGATATATCATTTTTTCAATGACTCTTTGGGCATTGTTATTATTTACAGTCGAAGTTTTGGGACAAAAGTTTTTAGGATTACGTAAGGCCTTTGAAGGTAAGCCATCTGTATTAATCCAGAATGGGATAGTAAATAGAGACCAATTAAAAAAGAATCGAATGAATATCAACCAACTACAAAGCCTACTGCGCCAGTCAGAAACTTTTTCCATACGCGAAGTAGCTTATTGTTATTTAGAGGCGAATGGTGCGATTAGTATTTTGAAAAAGTCTACGAAACAGAAATTACAACAAGAGGACATGAATCTTCCAGCACAATCTGTATACGTTCCCGTCACGCTGATAAGAGATGGTGAATTATTACGTGATGAATTAGTCGAGATTGACCAAAATGAAGAATGGTTAATGAATCAACTACACATACAAGAAATAAATGATTATCGCAATGTTTTTATCGCAGAATGGTTACAGGGAGAAGGACTGTTTGTTCAAACCTTTGGACAAGTGTCTCGTTAA
- a CDS encoding spore coat protein produces MQLASHELNQLSELIAGCYNTVTCMTDSINEAQDPELKDLLQRHFPLHVQDYNLKVEFVQSNTKTDITKFKPAELKPNLNSYTQAPVSEFPSTMPRTEAGQKSDREIATAYLLNQKGSAKNYAAAVLECANPDLRTFLENAFLNSSRHAYEMWQYMTQKGYYPLMAAPQNASQAIAPIYQPVQQPALV; encoded by the coding sequence ATGCAACTAGCATCACACGAACTAAATCAATTGAGCGAACTTATTGCTGGGTGTTACAACACGGTTACATGTATGACTGATTCCATCAATGAGGCGCAAGATCCAGAATTGAAGGATTTATTGCAAAGGCATTTTCCACTTCATGTTCAAGATTACAATTTAAAAGTTGAATTTGTACAAAGCAACACAAAAACAGACATTACGAAATTTAAACCAGCGGAATTAAAGCCAAATTTAAATTCTTACACACAGGCACCTGTTAGCGAATTTCCATCTACCATGCCAAGAACAGAAGCAGGACAAAAGAGTGATCGTGAAATCGCGACAGCCTATCTGCTGAATCAAAAAGGTTCTGCTAAAAATTATGCAGCCGCTGTTCTGGAGTGTGCCAACCCTGATTTACGTACTTTTTTAGAAAATGCGTTCTTAAATAGTAGCCGACATGCATATGAAATGTGGCAATATATGACCCAAAAAGGGTATTATCCCCTTATGGCTGCACCACAAAATGCTAGTCAAGCAATTGCTCCAATTTACCAACCTGTACAACAACCAGCACTCGTATAA
- a CDS encoding gamma-glutamylcyclotransferase, producing MMPKLFVYGTLRNGGHNHFYLSNATSIYHQSWIEGSLYDTDNGYPVLLSDNRAGYVYGELYDVCSAQLKKIDQLEQYVEGDPDNLYDRECITVTNDKDDKVKALTYVGGKRLIDSNDWIETGDWNVHTYLKQQNLLYFAYGSCMDDERFTLQCVDHHFKNIIGSALLNGFELQFSRNSTDGGKADIVENNNEKVEGKVYQVPLEAVSYLYKREGVYVNAYRPIIIDILLKGENKRAITFIGTQKEAETAPTINYASEIMRGSSGFLSDSYVATLQNKINMLFKQ from the coding sequence ATGATGCCGAAATTATTTGTTTATGGTACGTTACGAAACGGTGGCCATAATCATTTTTATTTATCAAATGCGACTTCCATCTATCACCAAAGCTGGATAGAAGGGTCGTTATATGATACAGATAATGGGTATCCTGTATTACTAAGTGATAACCGTGCTGGATATGTATATGGTGAACTTTATGATGTTTGTTCAGCTCAACTTAAAAAGATTGATCAATTAGAGCAATATGTTGAAGGGGATCCAGATAATTTATACGACCGAGAGTGTATCACTGTTACCAATGATAAGGATGATAAGGTAAAAGCCTTAACGTATGTTGGAGGAAAACGTTTAATTGATTCAAATGATTGGATAGAAACTGGGGATTGGAATGTACACACATACCTGAAACAGCAGAATCTTTTATACTTTGCTTATGGATCCTGTATGGATGATGAACGATTTACACTACAATGTGTTGACCATCATTTTAAAAATATAATAGGGAGTGCTTTACTAAATGGTTTCGAGTTACAATTCTCTAGAAATTCAACCGATGGCGGAAAAGCAGATATTGTAGAAAATAATAATGAAAAAGTGGAGGGAAAGGTATATCAAGTACCTTTAGAAGCTGTTTCTTATTTATATAAGCGTGAAGGGGTTTACGTTAATGCATATCGCCCTATCATCATAGATATTTTATTAAAAGGGGAAAATAAACGCGCTATCACTTTCATAGGTACTCAAAAAGAAGCTGAAACTGCTCCAACTATTAACTATGCTTCAGAAATCATGCGCGGTAGTAGCGGATTTTTAAGCGATTCCTACGTAGCGACACTTCAAAATAAAATAAACATGCTATTTAAGCAATAG
- a CDS encoding ABC transporter ATP-binding protein — MAFSLKNIKVNDIITINELTVPSQKVTCIVGQSGSGKSTFLRLLNNLDNPDSGKIYYQDRDIQTLDPIQLRRKVTMVPQSPVIYEGTIRDNVVVGLKYAGLEPVSDQYMNDILHKMKLNKYLDTIADELSGGEKQRLALTRSMLLDAEVFLLDEPSSSLDDKTALHVIQAFMRHMKERQKTVVMVTHDKELAEEVSDNLINMDTYSEQIANGGE; from the coding sequence ATGGCTTTTTCACTAAAAAATATAAAGGTAAATGACATTATTACGATAAATGAGCTTACAGTTCCGTCTCAAAAGGTTACATGTATTGTAGGGCAAAGCGGAAGTGGGAAATCAACATTTCTGCGCCTATTAAATAATTTAGATAATCCAGACTCGGGTAAGATTTATTACCAGGATCGTGATATTCAAACCTTAGATCCTATTCAATTAAGGCGAAAGGTTACAATGGTTCCGCAGTCACCTGTGATTTACGAAGGAACGATTCGAGATAATGTAGTAGTTGGACTGAAGTACGCTGGGCTAGAACCCGTCTCCGATCAATACATGAACGATATTTTGCATAAAATGAAGTTAAATAAGTACCTAGATACAATTGCAGATGAGTTATCCGGAGGGGAAAAGCAGCGTTTAGCTCTCACGCGAAGCATGTTATTAGATGCAGAAGTGTTTCTACTGGATGAGCCGTCTTCTTCATTGGATGATAAAACAGCATTACATGTCATACAAGCTTTCATGAGGCATATGAAAGAACGACAGAAAACCGTTGTGATGGTAACACATGACAAAGAGTTAGCAGAAGAAGTAAGTGATAATTTGATCAACATGGATACATATAGTGAGCAAATTGCAAATGGAGGTGAATAA
- a CDS encoding ABC transporter permease, whose product MDESGAINLTIWQLLTAYVFVILLIVIVKIKKIPREKLIVISTIRMTLQLILVGYVLIFIFDHPHPLLTIGIITFMLGFAVFNVYQRTKETLGFPIKKMIALAMMIGVSVSFIFFMLVVLQLDPWYDPLYFIPIGGMIIGKTMTGISLGVNNLLIGMREQKEKVEGALMLGATPKEASKEIINQAFDSAMLPTINSMVGMGIVFLPGMMTGQIISGTSPLVAVEYQIAIMLGIAGTVSLTVVIFLHLAYKTFFNERQQFTLRKK is encoded by the coding sequence ATGGATGAAAGTGGTGCAATAAATTTAACCATTTGGCAATTACTTACGGCATATGTATTCGTTATTCTCTTAATTGTTATCGTCAAAATTAAAAAAATTCCACGAGAAAAATTAATTGTTATTTCCACCATCCGAATGACACTCCAACTTATTTTAGTTGGTTATGTACTTATTTTTATCTTTGATCACCCACATCCATTGCTTACGATAGGGATTATTACTTTTATGTTAGGTTTTGCAGTTTTTAATGTATATCAACGGACAAAAGAAACGCTTGGATTTCCCATCAAAAAGATGATTGCGTTAGCGATGATGATTGGTGTCAGTGTTAGTTTTATTTTCTTCATGTTAGTCGTATTACAGCTAGATCCATGGTACGACCCACTATACTTTATTCCAATTGGCGGGATGATAATCGGAAAGACAATGACTGGAATTTCGCTAGGAGTCAATAATCTCTTGATTGGTATGCGAGAACAAAAGGAAAAAGTAGAAGGAGCCTTAATGCTTGGTGCAACACCTAAAGAAGCATCAAAAGAAATTATTAATCAAGCGTTTGACTCTGCCATGCTCCCAACTATTAATTCAATGGTCGGAATGGGGATCGTGTTTTTACCAGGTATGATGACAGGCCAAATTATATCAGGCACTTCACCGCTCGTTGCAGTTGAATATCAAATAGCAATTATGCTTGGAATTGCTGGTACCGTATCCTTAACGGTTGTCATCTTTTTACACCTTGCATATAAAACTTTTTTTAATGAGCGGCAACAGTTTACCCTAAGGAAAAAGTAA